The proteins below are encoded in one region of Lonchura striata isolate bLonStr1 chromosome 1, bLonStr1.mat, whole genome shotgun sequence:
- the CCK gene encoding cholecystokinin, which translates to MYSGLCICVFLAVLSVSSLGQQTLGSLDGHPLPAELEQSLPEHQRHSRAPAAAGPLKPLQRLDASSDQRANIGALLAKYLQQARKGSTGRFSVMGNRVQSIDPTHRINDRDYMGWMDFGRRSAEEYEYSS; encoded by the exons ATGTACAGCGGGCTATGCATCTGCGTGTTCCTCGCCGTGCTCTCGGTGAGCTCCCTCGGACAGCAAACTCTGGGCTCGCTCGATGGGCATCCTCTGCCTGccgagctggagcagagcctgccgGAGCATCAGCGGCACTCCCGCGCCCCGGCGGCTGCCGGGCCCCTGAAACCCCTGCAGCGGCTGGATGCCAGCAGTGACCAAAGAGCCAACATCGGCGCCTTGCTGGCCAAGTATCTCCAGCAAGCCAGAAAAG GTTCCACTGGAAGATTCTCAGTTATGGGAAACAGGGTACAGAGCATTGATCCTACTCACAGGATAAATGACAGAGACTACATGGGCTGGATGGATTTTGGACGCCGCAGTGCTGAAGAATATGAGTATTCTTCCTGA